Proteins co-encoded in one Uloborus diversus isolate 005 chromosome 9, Udiv.v.3.1, whole genome shotgun sequence genomic window:
- the LOC129229870 gene encoding uncharacterized protein LOC129229870: protein MSESLDQACYKWTDEAISKLIQLRYERREDFRTAGRRSKDAWLKIVLDLHLENQITADECSEQWSYLVAKFKEVERKISDGTCDEELGWPHYNQMQSVVSKLETYEDPFILSSGNGDEITNVQFSDANGHASNGGNFTRHQSNRSSKRDELDERFVNAVEEGNRLLEAMHSTFEKQGDMFIDLMAKFVGMFENHAGEDVSME from the exons ggACTGATGAAGCTATTTCAAAATTGATTCAGCTGAGGTATGAGAGACGGGAAGATTTCAGAACAGCTGGCAGAAGATCAAAGGATGCCTGGTT gAAAATAGTCCTTGATTTACATTTGGAGAATCAAATAACAGCTGATGAATGCAGTGAGCAATGGTCTTATCTTGTAGCAAAATTCAAG GAAGTGGAACGTAAAATATCTGATGGAACATGCGATGAAGAGCTTGGCTGGCCTCATTACAATCAAATGCAATCAGTTGTCAGTAAACTCGAAACTTATGAAGATCCATTTATATTATCATCAGGAAATGGAGATGAGATTACGAATGTACAGTTTTCAGATGCAAACGGTCATGCATCAAATGGTGGTAATTTTACTAGGCATCAATCAAACAGGAGTAGTAAAAGGGATGAACTGGATGAAAGATTTGTCAATGCTGTGGAGGAAGGAAATCGACTGCTCGAAGCAATGCACTCTACTTTTGAAAAACAGGGAGATATGTTTATAGATTTAATGGCAAAATTTGTTGGCATGTTTGAAAACCATGCTGGAGAAGATGTATCAATGGAATAG